The following are encoded in a window of Anser cygnoides isolate HZ-2024a breed goose chromosome 33, Taihu_goose_T2T_genome, whole genome shotgun sequence genomic DNA:
- the KCNJ9 gene encoding LOW QUALITY PROTEIN: G protein-activated inward rectifier potassium channel 3 (The sequence of the model RefSeq protein was modified relative to this genomic sequence to represent the inferred CDS: deleted 1 base in 1 codon) has translation MCARVCTCVHLRTRVCVRVHACACVCTCQQLDTGVHVCACLHVCACLQVCACILCVGECMHCVHVCPCVCTHMCALTHPRSPVPHPPPQPPAGPPTPAPPSASQCSQLGATNPSLPQALRAMAQDNAAFCGVPEGGPSEAKGPPAPPRRRGAGARKRQRYVEKDGKCNVQHGNVRETYRYLTDIFTTLVDLKWRFSLLVFILAYAVTWLFFGLIWWFIAYCRGDLDHLEDHAWTPCVNNLNGFVSAFLFSIETETTIGYGHRVITDKCPEGIVLLLLQAILGSMVNAFMVGCMFVKISQPNKRAETLVFSSHAVVSLRDDRLCLMFRVGDLRDSHIVEASIRAKLIKSKQTQEGEFIPLDQTDLSVGFETGDDRLFLVSPLIISHEIDERSPFWDVSRHQLEKDDFEIVVILEGMVEATGMTCQARSSYLADEVLWGHRFSPVLSLAEGCYEVDYGGFHHTVPVPTPACSARQLAAAAARRDAHLYWSIPSRLDQPLEEAAVAEAGPGGAGTPPEHNGTLASPEGL, from the exons ATGTGTGCGCGTGTTTGTACGTGTGTGCATCTGCGTACacgtgtgtgcgtgcgtgtgcatgcgtgtgcgtgcgtgtgcacctgccagcagctggacacaggtgtgcacgtgtgtgcgTGTTTGCACGTGTGTGCGTGTTTGCAGGTGTGTGCATGCATACTTTGTGTAGGTGAGTGCATGCATTGTGTACACGTGTGTCCATGCGTGTGCACACACATGTGTGCCCTCACCCACCCCCGCAGTCCCGTgcctcatccccccccccagcctcctgccggcccccccacacctgcccctcccagtgcctcccagtgctcccagttggGCGCCACCAACCCCTCCCTCCCGCAGGCGCTGAGGGCGATGGCTCAGGACAACGCCGCCTTCTGCGGGGTGCCCGAGGGGGGGCCCAGCGAGGCCAagggcccccccgcccccccccggcgccggggggccggggcccgcAAGCGTCAGCGCTACGTGGAGAAGGACGGCAAGTGCAACGTGCAGCACGGGAACGTGCGCGAGACCTACCGCTACCTCACCGACATCTTCACCACCCTGGTGGACCTCAAGTGGCGCTTCAGCCTCCTCGTCTTCATCCTGGCCTACGCCGTCACCTGGCTCTTCTTCGGCCTCATCTGGTGGTTCATCGCCTACTGCCGCGGCGACCTGGACCACCTGGAGGACCACGCCTGGACGCCCTGCGTCAACAACCTCAACGGCTTCGTCTCCgccttcctcttctccatcGAGACGGAGACCACCATCGGCTACGGCCACCGCGTCATCACCGACAAGTGTCCCGAGGGCatcgtgctgctgctgctccaggccaTCCTGGGCTCCATGGTCAACGCCTTCATGGTGGGCTGCATGTTCGTGAAGATCTCGCAGCCCAACAAGCGCGCCGAGACCTTGGTCTTCTCCTCGCACGCCGTGGTGTCGCTGCGGGACGACCGCCTCTGCCTGATGTTTCGCGTGGGCGACCTGCGGGACTCGCACATCGTGGAGGCCTCCATCCGCGCCAAGCTCATCAAGTCCAAGCAGACGCAGGAGGGCGAGTTCATCCCCCTGGACCAGACCGACCTGAGCGTGGGCTTCGAGACGGGCGACGACCGCCTCTTCCTCGTCTCGCCCCTCATCATCAGCCACGAGATCGACGAGCGCAGCCCCTTCTGGGACGTCTCGCGGCACCAGCTGGAGAAGGACGATTTTGAGATCGTCGTCATCCTCGAGGGCATGGTGGAGGCCACAG ggatGACGTGCCAGGCGCGCAGCTCCTACCTGGCGGACGAGGTGCTGTGGGGCCACCGCTTCTCGCCGGTGCTGAGCCTGGCCGAGGGCTGCTACGAGGTGGACTACGGGGGCTTCCACCACACCGTGCCCGTGCCCACGCCGGCCTGCAGCGCCCGGCagctggcggcggcggccgcccgccGCGACGCCCACCTCTACTGGTCCATCCCCAGCCGCCTGGACCAGCCGCtggaggaggcggcggtggcggaggcc gggccggggggagccgggacccccccggaaCACAACGGCACCCTGGCCAGCCCCGAGGGGTTGTGA
- the LOC106029333 gene encoding LOW QUALITY PROTEIN: sodium/potassium-transporting ATPase subunit alpha-2 (The sequence of the model RefSeq protein was modified relative to this genomic sequence to represent the inferred CDS: inserted 5 bases in 5 codons) produces MMPVATVTPTLAVTSMPMDGREYSPAATTSENGGGRRKQKEKELDELKKEVNLDDHKLSLDELGRKYQVDLSRGLTNARAAEILAQDGPNALTPPPTTPEWVKFCRQLFGGFSILLWIGAILCFLAYGIQAAMEDEPSNDNLYLGVVLAAVVIVTGCFSYYQEAKSSKIMDSFKNMVPQQALVIREGEKIQINAENVVVGDLVEVXGGDRVPADMRIISSHGCKVDNSSLXGESEPQTRSPEFTHENPLETRNICFFSTNCVEGTARGIVISTGDRTVMGRIASLASGLEVGRTPIAMEIEHFIRLITGVAVFLGLSFFILSLILGYTWLEAVIFLIGIIVANVPEGLLATVTVCLTLTAKRMARKNCLVKNLEAVETLGSTSTICSDKTGTLTQNRMTVAHMWFDNQIHEADTTEDQSGATFDKRSPTWAALARIAGLCNRAVFKPGQENISISKRDTAGDASESALLKCIQLSCGSVKKMRDKNPKVTEIPFNSTNKYQLSIHEREEDPQGYLLVMKGAPERILDRCSRILLQGQEVPLDEEMKEAFQNAYLEXGGLGERVLGFCHLYLPPEKFPRGFRFDADEINFPTTNLCFVGLMSMIDPPXAAVPDAVGKCRSAGIKVIMVTGDHPITAKAIAKGVGIISEGNETVEDIAARLNIPVSQVNPREAKACVVHGSDLKDMTAEQLDEILKNHTEIVFARTSPQQKLIIVEGCQRQGAIVAVTGDGVNDSPALKKADIGIAMGIAGSDVSKQAADMILLDDNFASIVTGVEEGRLIFDNLKKSIAYTLTSNIPEITPFLLFIIANIPLPLGTVTILCIDLGTDMVPAISLAYEAAESDIMKRQPRNPRTDKLVNERLISMAYGQIGMIQALXGFFTYFVILAENGFLPTRLVGIRLAWDDRSTNDLEDSYGQEWTYEQRKVVEFTCHTAFFASIVVVQWADLIICKTRRNSVFQQGMKNKILIFGLLEETALAAFLSYCPGMGVALRMYPLKVTWWFCAFPYSLLIFAYDEVRKLILRRYPGGWVEKETYY; encoded by the exons ATGATGCCTGTGGCCACGGTGACACCCACGCTGGCGGTGACATCCATGCCCATG GATGGCCGCGAGTACTCGCCCGCGGCCACCACCTCGGAGAACGGGGGCGGCCGCaggaagcagaaggagaaggagctggaTGAGCTGAAGAAGGAGGTGAACCTG GATGACCACAAGCTGTCCCTGGATGAGCTGGGAAGGAAGTACCAGGTGGACCTGTCCCGG GGCCTGACCAACGCGCGGGCGGCCGAGATCCTGGCGCAGGACGGCCCCAACGCGCTGACCCCCCCGCCCACCACCCCCGAGTGGGTCAAGTTCTGCCGCCAGCTCTTCGGGGGCTTCTCCATCCTGCTGTGGATCGGGGCCATCCTCTGCTTCCTGGCCTACGGCATCCAGGCCGCCATGGAGGACGAGCCCTCCAACGACAAC ctgtACCTGGGGGTGGTGCTGGCCGCCGTCGTCATCGTCACCGGCTGCTTCTCCTACTACCAAGAAGCCAAAAGCTCCAAGATCATGGACTCCTTCAAGAACATGGTGCCCCAG CAAGCGCTGGTGATCCGCGAGGGCGAGAAGATCCAGATCAATGCCGAGAACGTGGTGGTGGGCGACCTGGTGGAGG AAGGGGGCGACCGGGTGCCCGCCGACATGCGCATCATCTCCTCCCACGGCTGCAAG GTGGACAACTCCTCGC ACGGGGAGTCGGAGCCCCAGACCCGCTCGCCCGAGTTCACCCACGAGAACCCGCTGGAGACCCGCAACATCTGCTTCTTCTCCACCAACTGCGTGGAAG GCACCGCCCGGGGCATTGTCATCTCCACGGGGGACCGGACGGTGATGGGGCGCATCGCCTCGCTGGCCTCGGGGCTGGAGGTGGGCCGCACGCCCATCGCCATGGAGATCGAGCACTTCATCCGCCTCATCACCGGCGTCGCCGTCTTCCTCGGCCTCTCCTTCTTCATCCTCTCCCTCATCCTGGGCTACACCTGGCTGGAGGCCGTCATCTTCCTCATCGGCATCATCGTGGCCAACGTCCCCGAGGGGCTGCTGGCCACCGTCACC gtgTGCCTGACGCTGACGGCCAAGCGCATGGCGCGCAAGAACTGCCTGGTGAAGAACCTGGAGGCGGTGGAGACGCTGGGCTCCACCTCCACCATCTGCTCCGACAAGACCGGGACCCTCACCCAGAACCGCATGACGGTGGCGCACATGTGGTTCGACAACCAGATCCACGAGGCCGACACCACCGAGGACCAGTCGG GTGCCACCTTTGACAAGCGCTCACCAACCTGGGCGGCGCTGGCGCGCATCGCCGGCCTCTGCAACCGCGCCGTCTTCAAGCCGGGCCAGGAGAACATCTCAATTTCCAAG CGGGACACGGCGGGCGACGCGTCCGAGTCGGCGCTGCTCAAGTGCATCCAGCTCTCCTGCGGCTCCGTCAAGAAGATGCGGGACAAGAACCCCAAAGTCACCGAGATCCCCTTCAACTCCACCAACAAGTACCAG CTCTCGATCCACGAGCGGGAGGAGGACCCCCAGGGGTACCTGCTGGTGATGAAGGGCGCCCCCGAGCGCATCCTGGACCGCTGCTCCCGCAtcctgctgcagggccaggaggTGCCGCTGGACGAGGAGATGAAGGAGGCCTTCCAGAACGCCTACCTcg ctggggggctgggggagcgcGTGCTGg GTTTCTGCCACCTCTACCTGCCCCCGGAGAAGTTCCCCCGGGGCTTCCGCTTCGACGCCGACGAGATCAACTTCCCCACCACCAACCTCTGCTTCGTGGGGCTCATGTCCATGATCGACCCCC GCGCCGCCGTCCCCGACGCCGTTGGCAAGTGCCGCAGCGCCGGCATCAAG GTGATCATGGTGACCGGCGACCACCCCATCACGGCCAAGGCCATCGCCAAGGGGGTGGGCATCATCTCGGAGGGCAATGAGACGGTGGAGGACATCGCCGCGCGCCTCAACATCCCCGTCAGCCAGGTCAACCCCCG GGAGGCCAAGGCGTGCGTGGTGCACGGCTCCGACCTGAAGGACATGACAGCCGAGCAGCTCGACGAGATCCTCAAGAACCACACCGAGATCGTCTTCGCCCGCACGTCACCCCAGCAGAAGCTGATCATCGTGGAGGGCTGCCAGCGCCAG ggcgCCATCGTGGCGGTGACGGGCGACGGTGTCAACGACTCCCCGGCGCTGAAGAAGGCCGACATCGGCATCGCCATGGGCATCGCCGGCTCCGACGTCTCCAAGCAGGCGGCCGACATGATCCTGCTCGACGACAACTTCGCCTCCATCGTCACCGGCGTGGAGGAAG GGCGCCTGATTTTCGACAACCTGAAGAAGTCCATCGCCTACACGCTGACCAGCAACATCCCCGAGATCAcgcccttcctcctcttcatcaTCGCCAACATCCCGCTGCCGCTGGGCACCGTCACCATCCTCTGCATCGACCTGGGCACCGACATG GTCCCCGCCATCTCGCTGGCCTACGAGGCGGCCGAGAGCGACATCATGAAGCGGCAGCCCCGCAACCCGCGGACGGACAAGCTGGTGAACGAGCGGCTCATCAGCATGGCCTACGGGCAGATCG GCATGATCCAGGCGC GGGGGTTCTTCACCTACTTCGTGATCCTGGCTGAGAACGGGTTCCTGCCCACCCGCCTGGTGGGCATCCGCCTGGCCTGGGACGACCGCTCCACCAACGACCTGGAGGACTCCTACGGCCAGGAGTGG acgtaCGAGCAGCGCAAGGTGGTGGAGTTCACGTGCCACACGGCGTTCTTCGCCAGCATCGTGGTGGTGCAGTGGGCCGACCTCATCATCTGCAAGACGCGCCGCAACTCCGTCTTCCAGCAGGGCATGaa GAACAAGATCCTGATCTTcgggctgctggaggagacgGCGCTGGCGGCGTTCCTCTCCTACTGCCCCGGCATGGGGGTGGCCCTGCGCATGTACCCCCTCAA gGTCACCTGGTGGTTCTGCGCCTTCCCCTACAGCCTGCTCATCTTCGCCTACGACGAGGTGCGCAAGCTCATCCTGCGCCGCTACCCCGGCG gctgggtggagaaggAGACCTACTACTAA